The Streptomyces collinus DNA segment GACGCCCTCGACCAGATCGGGCGGGAGGACGTCGCCATCCTCGCCTACACCGCGAAGTACGCCTCGGCCTTCTACGGGCCCTTCCGGGAGGCCGTCGGCTCGTCCCTGCAGGGGGACCGGAAGACGTACCAGCAGGATCCCGCGAATGTGCGTGAGTCGCTGCGGGAGCTCGCCCTCGACCTGGAGGAGGGCGCCGACATGGTGATGGTCAAGCCGGCCGGGCCCTACCTGGACATCCTCGCCCGGGTCGCGGACGCCGTGGACGTGCCCGTCGCCGCCTATCAGATCTCCGGCGAGTACTCGATGATCGAGGCCGCCGCCGAGAAGGGCTGGATCGACCGGGACCGGGCGATCATGGAGGCCCTGACCGGCATCCGCCGTGCGGGTGCGCGCAACATCCTCACCTACTGGGCCACCGAAGTGGCCCTGAAGCTCAAGGATCAGTAGGTCTCGGGTTTTCTCCTTGGGGGCGTGGTGCTTGCCCGTGTCTGCGTTTCCTTTCGGACAAAGGTGGTGGGGAAGCAGGCCCGGGTGGGTCGCGCTGCCGGTGGGCCGGGAGCCGCGTGTTTGGATGACCAGAGCTTGTGCGGTGATCCGTCCCGCCCGCCGGACCCTGCGGACGACCCGGGACGTTGACATGCCCGCACATGCTCTGACCAGGGAGGAAAGTCATTCCCTGGAACGGGGGAACGGGACACGGGGCATGGAGGAACGGTGTCGGGAGGCACGGCAGCGGCTGATTTCGCCGCGCTGTTGGGGGAGTTGAAGGAGCGCTCGGGGCTGAGCTACGGCGTGCTCGCCAAGAGGCTTCACATGAGTACGTCCACGCTGCACCGGTACTGCAACGGGGATGCCGTGCCGACCGATTACGCGCCGGTGGAGCGGTTCGCCCGGCTCTGCAAGGCGTCACCGGGGGAACTCGTCGAGCTGCACCGGCGGTGGGTGCTGGCGGATGCCGGGCGGGTGCGGAAGGGGATCGGCTCCTCGGAGGCGACTTCTCCAGAAGTGAATCCAGAAGTGATTCCAGAGGTGAGTCCAGAAGCGACCTGCCCGGAGGTGGCCTCTCCGGAGGTGGCCTCTCCGGAGGTGGCCTCTTCAGAGGCGGCCTCCCTTGAGGGACCCGTGCGGCGGCGCCCCCGTCGTGCCCTGCTCGCCGGTGTCGCCGCCGCCGTGGTCCTCGGCGGGGTCGGTCTCGCCGTGGCCGTTCCCTCGGGCGGGACGGGCGACGAGGGACGGCGCGGTGCGGTGGCCGTGTCCGGCGGTGGTGGCGGCCAGGAGGGGACGGGCCCGGCGGCCTCCGTGTCGCCCTCGGCCGGTTCCTCCTCCCCGGGCGGCGACAAGACGAAGGGGAAAGACGAGGACAGGAAGGTCAGGGGCGAGGGGGCCGTCTCCGCGACTCCCTCCTCAGCCTCCCCCGGCAGCGGCAGCGGCAGCGGCAGCGGCACGGGCACCGGTTCCGGCGCCGGCCGCGATGACCGCCCCGGCCGTGACACCGCCCCCGCCTCCGCTCCTCTCACCGTGGACACGGAACCGCACGCCTGGGAGAGCCCGTGCTCCCAGCGCTACCTGATCGATCTGCCGCCGGGGCGGGTCGGGCCGCCGCCGCCGGAGCAGGACGCGCCCGGCTGGGTGGCGGCGACGGGGGCCGTGCCGTCGGGGGAGCAGTTCCTGAAGCTGACCGTGCAGGGCAAGGGGCAGCAGACCGTGGTCGTCAAGGGGCTGACGGTCCGTATGGCCGGGAAGCGGGCGCCGCTCGCCTGGAACGACTACGCCATGGGGTACCCGGGCGTCGGCTGCGGCGGTGGCGTGCCGACCCGGTTCTTCACGGTCGCCCTCGACGCCGCGCGCCCCGGTGTCGTGCCCGAGGCGGGGCACGCGAACTTCCCGTTCAAGGTGAGCGAGTCCGACCCGGAGGTCTACTACATCCGCGCCGACGCCTCCGCGTACGACGTCAGGTGGTACCTGGAGCTGCGCTGGTCCAGCGGCGACCGGTCGGGCACGCTGGCCGTGGACGACCACGGCCGGCCCTTCCGTACGAGCGGCAACAACGGGCGCCCGGCGTACGAGTTTCCGCTGGGCGGCGAGAAGTGGGTCGAGGAGGGGACGACGGAGTAGTCCCGGGGGCGTACTCCGTGGGCGTCGTGCCGCACGGGCACCATCAAATCGGTTGAGCCGTTAGGTTGTTGACCGTCGTAGTGGTTGTCGATTGAACCACCTACTTTCAGGGAGACGTCGATGTCCGGTGCCCTCAGCCAGGATCCCGCCGAGCTGCAGAGGAGGATCGACAGCAGCAAGGCGCACCCGGCCCGGGTCTACGACGTCTTCCTCGGCGGCAAGGACCACTACCCCGCCGACCGGAACGCGGCCGCCGCCGCGCTGGCCGCCAACCCGCGCGGGTACCTCGACGTACGGCACAACCGCGACTTCCTCCGGCGCGGGGTGACCGCACTCGTGGCGCAGGACGGCATCCGGCAGTTCCTCGACATCGGGACCGGGCTGCCCACCGCCGAGAACGTGCACCAGATCGCGCAGCGCGTCGCGCCCGAGTCGCGGGTCGTGTACGTCGACAACGACCCGGTGGTGCTCGCGCACGCGCGCGCCCTGCTGACCAGCGGTCCCGAGGGCCGCACGGACTACATCGACGCCGATCTGCGGGACCCGGCCCGCATCCTCGAACAGGCCGCCACCACCCTCGACTTCGACCGGCCGGTAGCGCTCTGCCTGGTCGCGATCCTGCACTTCGTCGCGGACGAGGAGGCGTACCCGCTGGTGAGCGGGCTGCTCGACGAACTGCCCGCCGGCAGTCGGCTGGTGCTGAGCCATCTCACCGAGGACCTCAACCCCGAGAACATCCGCGCGGTCCAGCGGACGTACACCGAGCGCGGTTTCACCTTCGTGCTGCGCTCCCGGGCCGACGTCGAGCGGTTCTTCACGGAGAGCGGGCTGGAGATCACCGAACCGGGGGTCGTCCCCGCGCACCGCTGGCGGCCCGACCATGGCGCCCCCGTCCCCGAGCAGCCGGAGGAGTCCTTCCTCGCCGGACTGGAGGAGATCGAGAAGGTGCGCTACCGCGACATCAACGACGTCACGGACGCGGACATCAACGTGTACGCGGCGATCGGCGCCAAGGCGTGAGCCACGGCCCCGCCGTCTGACCGGCGGGGCGTCCGGATCCCGGAAACCTGCTTGTAGACGGCACGTATCTCCCTAGGCTGCGGGCACCAGGCGTCACCGCAGCCGAAGGAGCCGTGTCATGACCGTTGCCGAGCCCCCGCCCACCCGCTCTTCCGTGCCACCGCTCGCCGCACGGGCCCGGGCCGTCGGCGGCTCGCCCGTACGCGACATCCTCGCCGTCACCGCCCGCCCCGAGGTGATCAACTTCGCGGGCGGGCTCCCGGCACCGGAGCTGTTCGACGCCAAGGGCATCGCCGCCGCGTACGAGGCGGTGCTCGCCGAGGCGCCCGCGCGGGCGCTGCAGTACTCCACGACCGAGGGCGAACCCGCGCTGCGGGACGCGCTCGCCGCCCGCACCACCGCGCGCGGCCTGCCGACCGGGCCCGACGACCTGCTCGTCACCACCGGCAGCCAGCAGGCCCTCTCCCTGCTGGCCACCGCACTCGTCGAACCCGGGGACACCGTCCTCGTCGAGAACCCCTGCTACCTGGCGGCACTTCAGGCCTTCGGCTTCGCCGGGGCGCGGGTGCTGGCCGTGCCCGGTGACGAGCACGGAGTCGACCCCGGGGCACTGGAGGAACTCGTCGTGCGCGAGCGGCCCAAGCTGCTCTACACCGTGCCCACCTTCCAGAACCCCACCGGCCGGACCCTGCCCGCCGGGCGACGCGCCGCCGTGGCCGCCGTCGCCGCCCGGCACGGACTGTGGATCGTCGAGGACGACCCCTACGGTGAGCTGCGCTACGAGGGTGAACGCCTGCCGTGGATCGCCGCCCACCCGGGCGCCGAGGACCGGACGGTGCTGCTCGGCAGCTTCTCCAAGGTCATGGCGCCCGGGCTGCGGCTGGGCTGGCTGCGGGCACCCGGGGAGCTGCGGCGCGCCTGCACGGTCGCCAAGCAGGCCGCCGACCTGCACACCCCGACCGTCAACCAGCTCGCCGCGGCCCGCTACCTCGCCGACAACGACCTGGACGCCCATGTCGCCCGCGTCGCCGGCGTGTACCGCGAACGCCGCGACGCGATGCTCTCCGGGCTCGCCGCGGCGCTGCCCACGGGGTCGGTCTGGAACCGGCCCGAGGGCGGCATGTTCCTCTGGGCGTGCCTCCCGCAGCCGTACGACACCACGGCCCTGCTGCCGCGGGTGGTCCGGGAGAACGTGGCCTACGTCCCCGGCGCCCCCTTCTACGCGGGCACGCCCGACCGGACCACCCTGCGGCTGTGCTTCGTGACGCAGACGCCCGAGGAGATCGGGGAAGGGCTGCGCAGGCTGGGGGAGGGGCTCAGTCCCACCAGAAGTGCCACGTCCGCCGGTTGAGGACCTGGTGCTCGGCGTAGGTGCGGAGGGTCGGGTGGGCGCTTTGCCGGAGGTTGTCCGGGCAGAAGGCGAGGTGCTCGGCGGCTACGGCCTGCGCGGCGGCCCGGGCGGTGGGCGGGGCGGCAACGGACACCAGCAGGTGATCGAAGCCGAGGGCGGCGACCCGTATGCCGAAGCGGTCCTCCCAGGAGCGGAGCACGGCGCTGAGTCGGGCCGTGTCGGCCTCGTGGTTCGCCGGGCCCGTCCAGCCGATCGCCGTCGGAATGTCCGCGCTGCGGCGGGCCGGGACGAGGGCGAGGCGGGGGTCCTTGAGGGGGCCGCCGTCGCCGAGCAGGGCGTCCACGGCGTCGGCGGCCACGGTGTCCGGGTCCTGGGCGCCGGGGGCGGCATCGGCCGGGCCGGGCCGGGCTTCGCCCGGCGCGGCGTGCTCTTCCCAGTACTCCGCCAGGACCTCCTCGGCATCGTGGTCCCCGGGGTAGGACATCTCGCCCGGCATCAACTCCCAGTGGTCCGGACCGCCATGGCCGTCGCCCGTCTCCAGGACGACCGGCAGGAGGCCCGCACGACGGGCCGGCTCCAGAGCCGTCCAGCCGCCCGGGACGGCCCGTTCACCGGCGCACCACAGCAACGGCTCGTGCCAGGAGCCCTCGTCGGTGGTGTCGAGGAGCGCCCCGGCGGGGAGTCGGAGGCCGAGCGAGCCGCCGCTCGGGTCTGCCGCCAGCTTCGGCAGGGGGTTGGGAAGAGTCGCCATGGTGGTGACTGTAGAGCCGGGCACTGACAATCCGACCCGGCCGACGATCGCCGTAGCGGACAGCAACTGACCTACTTCCTTCCTACGGTTGGGACATGACGACTTCCTCCGAGAAGACGGACCTGCTCGCCGCGTTCGCGGAGCAGCGTGCGCTGCTGCTGATCACCGTGCGCGGACTCACCGACGCGCAGGCCGGGCGGCGTACGACGGTGAGCGAGCTGACGCTCGGCGGCATCGTGAAGCACCTCGCCACGGGGGAGGAGATGTGGGCTCGGATCATGTCCGAGCGCGACGGTGAACTGCCCGAGGGCATGCTCGACACGGCGCAGTACCGCATGGCCGAGGGCGACACGCTTCCCGCGCTGCTGGAGCGGTACGCGTCGGCCGCCCGGGCCACCGAAGAGGCGGTGGCCGCGCTGCCGGACCTGGACGTCGGCGTGCCGTTGCCGAAGACGCCCTGGTCCCCGCCGGAGCCCGAGTTCTGGTCCGCCCGCCGGATCCTGCTGCATCTGATCAGGGAGACCGCCCAGCACGCCGGGCACGCGGACTTCCTCCGGGAGACCCTGGACGGCGCGAACACCACGGCACAGCGCTGACGCCCGAGGGCGGCACCCCCCGGGGGAGTGCCGCCCTCGATGCGGTCGCGGGAGAACCCGGCGTCAGAGCCGCTCGGGCGTCCGGATGCCCAGCAGCGCCATGCCCTGATGCAGCGTGCGGGCCGTGACGTCGCACAGGAACAGGCGGTTCTCGATCTGCTCGGGCGTCTCGGCCTTGAGGACCGGGCACTTGTCGTAGAACGTCGTGTACAGAGAAGCCAGCTGGTACAGGTACGCCGCCAGCTTGTGCGGGGCGTACTCCGTCGCCGCCTCCGCCACCGTCGCCGCGAAGGCGTCCGCGTGCAGGCCCAGCGCGCGCTCCGCCTCGTGCAGCTCCAGCTCGGGGTGCGCGACCGGGCGGGAGGCGCCGGCCTTGCGCAGGATCGACTGGATACGGGCGTAGGCGTACTGGAGGTAGACGGAGGTGTCGCCGTTGAGCGAGACCATCTGGTCCAGGTCGAACTTGTAGTCGCGGTTCGCCGACGTCGACAGGTCGGCGTACTTCACCGCGCCCACGCCCACCTGGGTGCCGCGCTCGGCGATCTCCTCCTCGGAGAGGTCCTGGGCCTTCTCCCGGACGACCGCCGAGGCACGGTCGATCGCCTCGTCGAGCAGGTCGACCAGGCGGACCGTCTCGCCCTCACGGGTCTTGAACGGCTTGCCGTCCTTGCCGAGGACCGTGCCGAAGGCCAGCTGGTAGGCCTTCACGTCGTCGCCCAGCCAGCCCGCCTTCCGGGCCGTCTCGAAGACCATCTTGAAGTGGAGCGACTGGCGGGCGTCCACCACGTAGATGATGTTGTTCGCCTTGAGGTTGAAGACACGGTCGCGGATCGCGGAGAGGTCCGTCGCCGCGTAGCCGTAGCCGCCGTCCGACTTCTGCACGATCAGCGGGACCGGGTTGCCGTCCGGGCCCTTGATGTCGTCGAAGAAGACGCAGAGGGCGCCCTCGGAGCGGACCGCCACGCCCGACTCCTCCAGGAGGCGGCACGTCTCGGCGAGCATGTCGTTGTAACCCGACTCGCCGACGATGTCCTCGTCGCGGATCTCCATGTCCAGCTTCTCGAAGACGGAGAAGAAGTAGATCTTCGACTCGTCGACGAACTTCTGCCACATGGCGAGGGTCTGCGGGTCGCCCGCCTGGAGGTCCACCACCCGGCGCCGGGCCCGGGTCTTGAACTCCTCGTCGGCGTCGAAGAGCTTGCGGGCGGCCTTGTAGAGGCGGTCGAGGTTCGACATCGCCTCCTCGCCGGAGATCTCGTCGGCCTTGTGGTCCAGCTCGTGCGGGTGCTCCTCCAGGTACTGGATGAGCATGCCGAACTGGGTGCCCCAGTCGCCGATGTGGTGACGCCGGACCACGTGCTCGCCGGTGAACTCCAGCAGCCGCATGACCGAGTCGCCGATCACCGCGGAGCGCAGGTGTCCGACGTGCATCTCCTTCGCCACGTTCGGCTGGGCGTAGTCGATGACCGTGGTGCCCGGCTGCTGCGCCTGCGGCACGCCGAGGCGGCCGGTGTCGTCGGCGTAGCGCGCGGCGAGGGTCTCGACGATCGCGCGGTCGGTGATCGTGATGTTCAGGAAGCCGGGGCCGGAGACCTCGATGTCCTTGATCACCTCGCCCGACTCGACCCGGGAGACGACCTGGGTCGCCAGCTCCCGCGGGTTCGCCTTCTCCTTCTTGGCGAGGGCCAGGATCCCGTTGGCCTGGAAGTCGGCCCGGTCGCTTCGTCGCAGCAGCGGTTCCGCGGAGCCGGCCTGCGGCAGAGCTGCCGACAGGGCCGCCGCGAGGCGCTGGTGGACGGAGTCGCTGAGGGACGTGACCGAGGCCATGGGCGAGGGTGCCGTTCTCCTGGGGGATTCGATGGACACGGCCAGTATCCCATGGGGGTAAAGCCGTTTTCCCGGGCGCAACATGGTCTGGGACAATGGTGCGGTCAGCCGTGCGACCGTACCGGCTGCCCGATGCAGAAAGAAGGACGTGCCGATCGTGGCTCAGAGCACCGAGACCACCGACTGGGTCTCCCGTTTCGCGGATGAGGTCATCGAGGAGTCGGAGCGCCGGGCCCCGGGCAAACCCGTCGTCGTCGCGTCCGGGCTCTCCCCGTCCGGCCCCATCCACCTCGGGAACCTGCGCGAGGTCATGACCCCGCACCTCGTCGCCGACGAGATCCGTCGCCGGGGCCACCAGGTGCGCCACCTGATCTCCTGGGACGACTACGACCGGTACCGCAAGGTCCCGGCCGGGATCGCGGGCGTCGACGAGTCGTGGGCCGAGCACATCGGCAAGCCCCTGACGTCCGTCCCGGCGCCGAAGGGTTCCTCGCACCCGAACTGGGCCGAGCACTTCAAGGTAGCGATGATCGAGTCGCTGGCCGAGCTGGGCGTGGAGTTCGACGGGATCAGCCAGACCGAGCAGTACACCTCCGGCGTGTACCGCGAGCAGATCCTGCACGCCATCAAGCACCGCGGCGACATCGACGCGATCCTCGACCAGTACCGCACGAAGAAGGCCCCGGCCAAGAAGCAGCAGGGGCAGAAGCCGGTCGACGAGGCCGAGCTGGAGGCCGCCGAGGGCTCCGGCGCGGCCGGTGAGGACGACGGCAGCTCCACCGCCGCCGGCTACTTCCCGTACAAGCCGTACTGCGGCAACTGCGAGAAGGACCTCACCACCGTCACCTCCTACGACGACGACTCCACCGAGCTGACGTACGCCTGCACCGCGTGCGGCTTCTCCGAGACGGTCCGGCTGAACGAGTTCAACCGCGGCAAGCTGGTCTGGAAGGTCGACTGGCCGATGCGGTGGGCGTACGAGGGCGTCGTGTTCGAGCCGAGCGGTGTCGATCACTCCTCTCCCGGCTCGTCGTTCCAGGTCGGCGGGCAGATCGTCGGCATCTTCGGCGGCAAGCAGCCCATCGGGCCGATGTACGCCTTCGTGGGCATCAGCGGGATGGCGAAGATGTCGTCCTCGCGCGGTGGCGTGCCGACCCCGGCGGACGCCCTGAAGATCATGGAACCGCAGCTGCTGCGCTGGCTGTACGCCCGCCGTCGGCCCAACCAGTCCTTCAAGATCGCCTTCGACCAGGAGATCCAGCGGCTCTACGACGAGTGGGACAAGCTGGACGCCAAGGTCGCCGACGGCAGCGCCCTGCCGGCCGACGTGGCCGCGCACGCGCGCGCGGTGGGCACGGCCGCCGGTGAGCTGCGGCGCACGCCCCGGCCGCTGCCGTACCGGACGCTGGCGTCCGTCGCGGACATCACCGCCGGGCACGAGGACCAGGCGCTGCGCATCCTCAGCGAGCTCGACCCGGACCAGCCGCTGACCTCGCTCGACGAGGCCCGCCCGCGCTACGACAGGGCCGAGGCCTGGATCAACACGCACGTCCCCGCCGACCAGCGCACCGTCGTGCGCGACGAGCCGGACGCCGAGCTGCTGAAGTCGCTCGACGAGCAGGGCCGCGAGTCGCTGCGGCTGCTGCTCGACGGGCTGGCCGGCCACTGGTCGCTCGACGGTCTCACCCACCTCGTCTACGGCGTGCCGAAGGTGCAGGCCGGCTTCTCCGCCGACGCCACGCCCAAGGAGCTGCCGCCGGAGATCAAGACCGCCCAGCGGTCGTTCTTCGCGCTGCTGTACCACCTGCTGGTGGGCCGTGACACCGGCCCGCGCCTGCCCACGCTGCTGCTGGCGGTGGGGCAGGAGCGGGTTCGGCACCTGCTCGGTGCGTAGGCGGTGACGGAGAAGGGGCCCTCGTGAACGAGGGCCCCTTCTCTTATGGCGTCTTATGGCGTCCTACGCGATGTGGTCCTCTTCCAGTTCCGCCGTGTGGCGCTTCTGGAAGCGTTCCGCGAGGGACTTCAGTTCCCCGGGGCTCAGCGTCGTGCCGTAGGTGGCCTGGATGTTGTCGCCGAGGGCGCGGGGTGTGGGGTAGCTGCCGTCTATCGACTGGCGGAACACCTGGTAGTACGCCTCCTCGTCCGGCTCGGGGGCCGGCGGGGTGCCGCCGCCGTCACCCAGTTCACGGGTGCGGTTCGGGCCCACCGGGATGGGGAAACTGCCGGTGTCCTCCGGGGAGGGTGCCCGGTCGTACTCGGGCTGGTACTGCTCGGCCTCCTGCTGTTCGGCGATCCACTGGGCGTAGTGCTCGGCAGGGTCGTAGTCGGGGTTGTAGCCGCCCTGGTACTCGACCTCGCGGGGGGTGTTGAACCAGGGGCTCTGTTCCGGTTCGGGTTCCGGTTCCGGGTACTCGGCGTCGTGGTTGCTCTCCAGCTGAGGGCGCTGCCCGCCGGGAGGTGCCGCCCTCTGCGGGTCGGGCGCCGGCCCGACGGCACGATGACCCGTGGCCAGGTCGGCCTGCGGCGGGGGCGGGGGTATCAGTGCCGGCTCGATGCCCGCCGCCGCCAGCCCTGCCGGAGCCGTCTCCGCCAGCGGCACCCCGTAGCGCGCCAGCCGCAGCGGCATCAGGGACTCCACCGGAGCCTTCCTGCGCCACGCCCGCCCGAAGCGGGAGCGCAGTCGCGCCTGGTAGACGAGACGTTCCTGCTCCAGCTTGATGACCTGGTCGTAGGAGCGCAGCTCCCAGAGCTTCATGCGGCGCCAGAGGAGGAACGTGGGGCCGGGGGAGAGGAGCCACCGGGTGAGGCGGACGCCCTCCATGTGCTTGTCGGCCGTGATGTCGGCGATACGGCCGATCGCGTGCCGGGCCGCCTCGACCGAGACCACGAACAGGATCGGAATCACCCCGTGCATGCCCACACCGAGCGGATCCGGCCACGCGGCCGCGCCGTTGAAGGCGATCGTCGCCGCCGTCAGCAGCCACGCCGTCTGACGCAGGAGGGGGAACGGGATCCTGATCCAGGTGAGCAGCAGATCCAGGGCCAGCAGGACACAGATGCCCGCGTCGATGCCGATCGGGAAGACGTAGGAGAAGTTCCCGAAGCCCTTCTTCAGGGCCAACTCGCGGACCGCCGCGTACGAACCGGCGAAGCCGATGCCGGCGATGATCACGGCACCGGCCACGACCACGCCGATGAGGATGCGGTGCATCCGAGTCAGTTGCAGTGGCGCGGCCACCCGTACTCCCCTCCCCTTGCCTGTTGTTGCGCGCAACAGGGTGGCACACATGTGCGGAGGACGGGTGGCCGGTTCCCGTCGGGACTGTTCAGCTCTTCGACGCGGGCTTCTTGGACGGCGAAGC contains these protein-coding regions:
- a CDS encoding DinB family protein — protein: MTTSSEKTDLLAAFAEQRALLLITVRGLTDAQAGRRTTVSELTLGGIVKHLATGEEMWARIMSERDGELPEGMLDTAQYRMAEGDTLPALLERYASAARATEEAVAALPDLDVGVPLPKTPWSPPEPEFWSARRILLHLIRETAQHAGHADFLRETLDGANTTAQR
- a CDS encoding DUF4253 domain-containing protein, whose protein sequence is MATLPNPLPKLAADPSGGSLGLRLPAGALLDTTDEGSWHEPLLWCAGERAVPGGWTALEPARRAGLLPVVLETGDGHGGPDHWELMPGEMSYPGDHDAEEVLAEYWEEHAAPGEARPGPADAAPGAQDPDTVAADAVDALLGDGGPLKDPRLALVPARRSADIPTAIGWTGPANHEADTARLSAVLRSWEDRFGIRVAALGFDHLLVSVAAPPTARAAAQAVAAEHLAFCPDNLRQSAHPTLRTYAEHQVLNRRTWHFWWD
- the argS gene encoding arginine--tRNA ligase, whose protein sequence is MASVTSLSDSVHQRLAAALSAALPQAGSAEPLLRRSDRADFQANGILALAKKEKANPRELATQVVSRVESGEVIKDIEVSGPGFLNITITDRAIVETLAARYADDTGRLGVPQAQQPGTTVIDYAQPNVAKEMHVGHLRSAVIGDSVMRLLEFTGEHVVRRHHIGDWGTQFGMLIQYLEEHPHELDHKADEISGEEAMSNLDRLYKAARKLFDADEEFKTRARRRVVDLQAGDPQTLAMWQKFVDESKIYFFSVFEKLDMEIRDEDIVGESGYNDMLAETCRLLEESGVAVRSEGALCVFFDDIKGPDGNPVPLIVQKSDGGYGYAATDLSAIRDRVFNLKANNIIYVVDARQSLHFKMVFETARKAGWLGDDVKAYQLAFGTVLGKDGKPFKTREGETVRLVDLLDEAIDRASAVVREKAQDLSEEEIAERGTQVGVGAVKYADLSTSANRDYKFDLDQMVSLNGDTSVYLQYAYARIQSILRKAGASRPVAHPELELHEAERALGLHADAFAATVAEAATEYAPHKLAAYLYQLASLYTTFYDKCPVLKAETPEQIENRLFLCDVTARTLHQGMALLGIRTPERL
- a CDS encoding DUF2637 domain-containing protein, producing MHRILIGVVVAGAVIIAGIGFAGSYAAVRELALKKGFGNFSYVFPIGIDAGICVLLALDLLLTWIRIPFPLLRQTAWLLTAATIAFNGAAAWPDPLGVGMHGVIPILFVVSVEAARHAIGRIADITADKHMEGVRLTRWLLSPGPTFLLWRRMKLWELRSYDQVIKLEQERLVYQARLRSRFGRAWRRKAPVESLMPLRLARYGVPLAETAPAGLAAAGIEPALIPPPPPQADLATGHRAVGPAPDPQRAAPPGGQRPQLESNHDAEYPEPEPEPEQSPWFNTPREVEYQGGYNPDYDPAEHYAQWIAEQQEAEQYQPEYDRAPSPEDTGSFPIPVGPNRTRELGDGGGTPPAPEPDEEAYYQVFRQSIDGSYPTPRALGDNIQATYGTTLSPGELKSLAERFQKRHTAELEEDHIA
- a CDS encoding aminotransferase-like domain-containing protein: MTVAEPPPTRSSVPPLAARARAVGGSPVRDILAVTARPEVINFAGGLPAPELFDAKGIAAAYEAVLAEAPARALQYSTTEGEPALRDALAARTTARGLPTGPDDLLVTTGSQQALSLLATALVEPGDTVLVENPCYLAALQAFGFAGARVLAVPGDEHGVDPGALEELVVRERPKLLYTVPTFQNPTGRTLPAGRRAAVAAVAARHGLWIVEDDPYGELRYEGERLPWIAAHPGAEDRTVLLGSFSKVMAPGLRLGWLRAPGELRRACTVAKQAADLHTPTVNQLAAARYLADNDLDAHVARVAGVYRERRDAMLSGLAAALPTGSVWNRPEGGMFLWACLPQPYDTTALLPRVVRENVAYVPGAPFYAGTPDRTTLRLCFVTQTPEEIGEGLRRLGEGLSPTRSATSAG
- a CDS encoding SAM-dependent methyltransferase, which gives rise to MSGALSQDPAELQRRIDSSKAHPARVYDVFLGGKDHYPADRNAAAAALAANPRGYLDVRHNRDFLRRGVTALVAQDGIRQFLDIGTGLPTAENVHQIAQRVAPESRVVYVDNDPVVLAHARALLTSGPEGRTDYIDADLRDPARILEQAATTLDFDRPVALCLVAILHFVADEEAYPLVSGLLDELPAGSRLVLSHLTEDLNPENIRAVQRTYTERGFTFVLRSRADVERFFTESGLEITEPGVVPAHRWRPDHGAPVPEQPEESFLAGLEEIEKVRYRDINDVTDADINVYAAIGAKA
- a CDS encoding helix-turn-helix domain-containing protein, producing the protein MSGGTAAADFAALLGELKERSGLSYGVLAKRLHMSTSTLHRYCNGDAVPTDYAPVERFARLCKASPGELVELHRRWVLADAGRVRKGIGSSEATSPEVNPEVIPEVSPEATCPEVASPEVASPEVASSEAASLEGPVRRRPRRALLAGVAAAVVLGGVGLAVAVPSGGTGDEGRRGAVAVSGGGGGQEGTGPAASVSPSAGSSSPGGDKTKGKDEDRKVRGEGAVSATPSSASPGSGSGSGSGTGTGSGAGRDDRPGRDTAPASAPLTVDTEPHAWESPCSQRYLIDLPPGRVGPPPPEQDAPGWVAATGAVPSGEQFLKLTVQGKGQQTVVVKGLTVRMAGKRAPLAWNDYAMGYPGVGCGGGVPTRFFTVALDAARPGVVPEAGHANFPFKVSESDPEVYYIRADASAYDVRWYLELRWSSGDRSGTLAVDDHGRPFRTSGNNGRPAYEFPLGGEKWVEEGTTE
- the lysS gene encoding lysine--tRNA ligase, with the protein product MPIVAQSTETTDWVSRFADEVIEESERRAPGKPVVVASGLSPSGPIHLGNLREVMTPHLVADEIRRRGHQVRHLISWDDYDRYRKVPAGIAGVDESWAEHIGKPLTSVPAPKGSSHPNWAEHFKVAMIESLAELGVEFDGISQTEQYTSGVYREQILHAIKHRGDIDAILDQYRTKKAPAKKQQGQKPVDEAELEAAEGSGAAGEDDGSSTAAGYFPYKPYCGNCEKDLTTVTSYDDDSTELTYACTACGFSETVRLNEFNRGKLVWKVDWPMRWAYEGVVFEPSGVDHSSPGSSFQVGGQIVGIFGGKQPIGPMYAFVGISGMAKMSSSRGGVPTPADALKIMEPQLLRWLYARRRPNQSFKIAFDQEIQRLYDEWDKLDAKVADGSALPADVAAHARAVGTAAGELRRTPRPLPYRTLASVADITAGHEDQALRILSELDPDQPLTSLDEARPRYDRAEAWINTHVPADQRTVVRDEPDAELLKSLDEQGRESLRLLLDGLAGHWSLDGLTHLVYGVPKVQAGFSADATPKELPPEIKTAQRSFFALLYHLLVGRDTGPRLPTLLLAVGQERVRHLLGA